One Desulfovibrio sp. Fe33 DNA segment encodes these proteins:
- a CDS encoding LptF/LptG family permease, with amino-acid sequence MKIVGVLSRYLIRQNLYLMAICLAVGTSLYLLSDVFDRLDDFVRAELGAQTILFYFIVKIPLIVSQLMPAVFLLSMVIQLGILTRSREMLALRAGGVPFGWFIRFFVVYALIWSAGQLVFSQVLGVFGEQEANRIWKEDVRNKQLDEMTIRDLWFRDGPFIVLAKEAQPSKSRASDITVYEFTTDNLELIRILTAKKALIDDHGWGLLDVHELDTRTFITLSRQSQFLSVRQNLKAYAAVELKGDTAQLPLLELSKAIQRLKDSGSNVEMLQTIWHGKLSYAFSMVIMALLALTLVTYSENVYANIGLSLIIIFIQYGIHVVGETAGEKGVLPPILASWLGNGIMGALACARLAWVAMPGFKPMILTAIEGIIPRRA; translated from the coding sequence GTGAAGATTGTCGGCGTTCTGAGCCGGTATCTCATCCGGCAGAATCTTTATCTCATGGCCATTTGTTTGGCCGTGGGCACGAGCCTTTATCTTTTGTCGGACGTGTTTGACCGGCTGGACGATTTTGTTCGGGCGGAATTGGGCGCGCAGACGATCCTGTTCTATTTCATAGTAAAGATACCGCTCATAGTTTCTCAGCTCATGCCCGCGGTGTTTCTTTTGTCCATGGTCATTCAATTGGGGATATTGACTCGATCAAGGGAGATGCTGGCCCTGCGCGCCGGGGGCGTGCCTTTCGGTTGGTTCATCCGTTTCTTCGTCGTGTACGCCCTGATCTGGAGCGCCGGACAGTTGGTCTTTTCCCAAGTCCTCGGCGTGTTCGGCGAGCAGGAGGCCAATCGAATCTGGAAAGAGGACGTCCGCAACAAGCAACTGGACGAGATGACAATTCGCGACCTGTGGTTCAGGGACGGTCCGTTCATCGTGCTCGCCAAGGAGGCCCAGCCGAGCAAGAGCCGGGCGAGCGACATCACTGTTTACGAATTTACCACGGACAACCTGGAACTGATCCGCATTCTGACCGCCAAAAAGGCGCTCATCGACGACCACGGTTGGGGACTTCTGGATGTGCATGAACTGGATACCCGGACGTTCATCACCTTGTCCCGGCAGTCACAATTCTTGTCCGTGCGCCAGAATCTCAAGGCTTATGCCGCCGTGGAGCTCAAGGGTGACACGGCGCAATTGCCGTTGCTTGAGTTGTCAAAGGCCATACAGCGGCTGAAGGATTCGGGCTCCAACGTCGAGATGCTCCAGACCATATGGCACGGCAAGCTGTCCTATGCATTCTCAATGGTGATAATGGCTCTGCTGGCCCTTACGCTCGTAACCTACTCCGAGAACGTTTACGCCAACATCGGCCTGTCGCTTATTATCATATTTATACAGTATGGCATCCATGTGGTTGGAGAGACGGCAGGAGAGAAGGGCGTCCTGCCGCCTATCCTGGCTTCCTGGCTCGGCAACGGCATAATGGGCGCATTGGCTTGCGCGCGCTTGGCCTGGGTGGCCATGCCCGGTTTCAAGCCCATGATCCTGACCGCTATCGAGGGAATTATTCCCCGGCGGGCGTGA
- the lptF gene encoding LPS export ABC transporter permease LptF translates to MKLLQRQIFFELLKLFGLTVSCLLGLILVGRMLQLRSLFLSQNIGVLNILQLFFFLTPFFLLLITPIATMLSVFLTFLRMSSDNELVALKASGVSLYRMLPAPVLFCSLCTLFAFFISFWGLAWGMDMFKTKLYQFAKTHSKFALQPGVFNKEFPGITFYAHQVDNEKGELKFAFVRDDSVKGVSVVVVAPEAEIVSNPQEAKIHVVFHNGRIFRQDGDELNILRFGKYAIKLDLGKLLKGFNFAEQKAKDMPFFLLRDIRKDHSLMPNESDRFFRKVDTEYYKRLNLPMGCFVLGMFAIPIASVFRGLKQQYGLLLAMGLFMVYYTMFSVGVSMGESGSIPPQYGMWAPNILFVFVALFGMRYANLERTPSLVHRLLHLRLRRRAEA, encoded by the coding sequence GTGAAGCTTCTCCAGCGCCAAATATTTTTCGAACTTCTCAAGCTTTTCGGCTTGACCGTATCCTGCCTGCTCGGTCTTATTCTTGTGGGTCGGATGCTTCAGTTGCGTTCGCTTTTTCTTTCGCAGAACATAGGCGTGCTGAATATTCTTCAGCTATTCTTTTTTCTGACGCCTTTTTTTCTGCTGCTGATAACGCCCATCGCCACAATGCTCAGCGTTTTCCTGACTTTTTTGCGCATGAGTTCGGACAACGAACTCGTAGCGCTCAAGGCCAGTGGGGTGAGTCTGTACCGGATGCTTCCCGCTCCTGTGCTTTTTTGCAGCTTGTGTACGCTGTTCGCCTTCTTCATTTCCTTCTGGGGATTGGCTTGGGGCATGGATATGTTCAAGACCAAGCTTTATCAGTTCGCCAAGACGCATTCCAAATTTGCCTTGCAACCAGGTGTGTTCAATAAGGAATTCCCAGGAATTACCTTTTACGCCCATCAGGTGGACAACGAGAAGGGCGAGTTGAAGTTCGCCTTTGTCCGCGACGATTCCGTCAAGGGCGTTTCCGTGGTCGTGGTAGCCCCGGAGGCCGAGATCGTCTCCAACCCGCAGGAGGCGAAAATTCATGTCGTCTTCCATAACGGCCGGATTTTTCGGCAGGATGGCGACGAACTGAACATTCTCCGTTTCGGCAAATACGCCATCAAACTCGACCTCGGAAAGCTGCTGAAAGGCTTCAACTTTGCCGAACAGAAGGCCAAGGACATGCCGTTCTTCCTTTTGCGGGACATCCGCAAGGATCACAGCCTGATGCCGAATGAGAGCGACCGCTTTTTCAGAAAGGTGGATACCGAGTACTACAAGCGGCTGAATCTGCCTATGGGATGTTTCGTCCTCGGCATGTTCGCCATTCCCATCGCCTCGGTTTTCAGAGGGTTGAAGCAGCAATACGGACTGCTTTTGGCTATGGGCCTGTTCATGGTCTATTACACCATGTTTTCCGTCGGCGTGAGCATGGGGGAATCCGGCTCGATTCCGCCACAGTACGGCATGTGGGCTCCGAATATCCTTTTCGTGTTCGTGGCTCTGTTCGGTATGCGCTACGCCAACCTGGAGCGGACGCCTTCGCTAGTCCACCGGCTGCTGCATCTGCGGTTGCGCAGGAGGGCCGAGGCGTGA
- a CDS encoding THxN family PEP-CTERM protein, with protein MKKISIKLLAAFFLMMLVTQPAYAAFINEWTYSLSYELSDYTNEAGTQAGMDLVNNPDGWSLTWGVDATHPEGSSVGSYDKTGTVATNSSTVIEDHLYHNNQVISADTDSLMSGKLSATLTLQGYNPYSDTVATFSTVLEFLFFETSNNFFFPNTNDVFILLNPEAASQTFIYDDWEYSFSFLSGIDPLDPDSLSNMYMGPPATDGGYISVLDLLHDEESPYYYVPESGLYFGWETAENALTWIDSELTVTGTPPVPEPSTFIIFGLGIATLAFVGRRMQRKQ; from the coding sequence ATGAAGAAAATTTCGATCAAGTTATTGGCAGCCTTCTTCCTGATGATGCTCGTGACGCAACCTGCGTACGCTGCCTTCATCAATGAATGGACCTACTCGCTCTCCTACGAGCTGAGCGACTACACCAACGAAGCGGGCACTCAGGCAGGAATGGATTTGGTAAACAACCCCGATGGCTGGAGCCTTACCTGGGGCGTCGACGCGACCCACCCCGAAGGGAGCTCCGTCGGTTCCTACGACAAGACCGGCACCGTAGCGACCAACAGCTCGACCGTCATCGAAGACCACCTCTACCACAACAACCAGGTCATCAGCGCAGACACCGACTCTCTCATGAGCGGCAAGCTGAGCGCGACCCTGACCCTGCAGGGCTACAACCCTTACTCCGACACCGTCGCCACCTTCTCCACCGTTCTCGAATTCCTGTTCTTCGAGACTTCCAACAACTTCTTCTTCCCGAACACCAACGACGTGTTTATCCTGCTGAACCCCGAAGCGGCTTCCCAGACCTTCATCTATGATGATTGGGAATACTCCTTCTCGTTCCTCAGCGGCATTGATCCCCTGGATCCCGACAGCCTGAGCAACATGTACATGGGACCTCCTGCCACTGACGGCGGCTACATCTCCGTGCTGGATCTGCTGCACGACGAAGAAAGCCCCTACTACTACGTCCCCGAAAGCGGCCTGTACTTCGGTTGGGAAACCGCGGAAAACGCCCTGACCTGGATCGACTCCGAACTGACGGTCACCGGCACCCCGCCCGTTCCCGAGCCGTCCACCTTCATCATCTTCGGTCTCGGCATCGCCACCCTGGCCTTTGTCGGCAGAAGGATGCAGCGCAAGCAATAG
- a CDS encoding DNA translocase FtsK, with product MARRRKTTVQVEKRKGRGNEAVGLFFLFLSAFLFLSILSFSPGDPSFNQAVTTGRKVQNVVGYAGAYCAGFLVEMFGVGAVVWPLYFLYLGLARFVSRLKLSPLRWLGLTGLFVAIEAWAMHPWFFDVPEDAYGLIGSGFFGRSIITKYTMPYLRPVGSFLVWLFVTIVSLQAVIGFTWASVWSLLADWWGVFRDGAMARAEKRAERRAERRAAKALAEEREEEPAEEEDLELQFVDLYAGEESRADKPAQAPKPVKPKIKPVPAKPAVSKVAAAPGSLPSADLLTAPPAQQTSQTSAVLQPLADRLKECLNDFNVQGEMQRVVPGPVVTMFEFKPAPGIKVSKIENLTDDIALALRAESVRIEAPIPGKDSVGVEIPNIEREMVYLREVLESKEFTGSKSPLTLALGKDIQGATKVADLARMPHLLVAGATGAGKSVGINGFLLSLLYKAGPEDVKLLLVDPKRIELAPYADLPHLVHPVVTDMNMAKSALEWAVFEMDCRYEKMAQLGVRNIEGYNKKLAEMGDDVPEEFENMKHMPYLVIIIDELADLMMTAAKDVEQCIVRLAQLARAAGIHMILATQRPSVDVVTGLIKANFPTRISFFVTSKFDSRTILDAVGAERLLGKGDMLFKPSGGKLQRMHGAYVDETEIAHVVDFWKEAVPQEFELDFSDWSPSGGNDGDSGGVGATGDPVYDEAVQFVLSQGKASISLLQRRLRIGFNRAARFIEQMEMDGILGPQEGSKPRKVIKPE from the coding sequence ATGGCGAGACGACGGAAAACCACGGTTCAGGTAGAGAAACGGAAAGGTCGGGGCAATGAGGCCGTCGGACTCTTTTTCCTTTTTCTCTCCGCTTTTCTTTTTCTGAGCATTCTATCCTTCAGCCCAGGCGATCCGAGCTTCAATCAAGCCGTCACCACCGGGCGGAAGGTGCAGAACGTGGTCGGGTACGCCGGAGCCTACTGCGCCGGTTTTCTCGTGGAAATGTTTGGCGTGGGGGCGGTTGTTTGGCCTTTGTACTTCCTGTACCTCGGTCTGGCCCGTTTTGTGTCGCGGCTCAAGCTTTCGCCCTTGCGTTGGCTTGGGCTGACCGGTCTGTTCGTGGCCATCGAAGCCTGGGCCATGCATCCCTGGTTTTTCGACGTGCCTGAAGACGCCTACGGTCTCATCGGCAGCGGTTTCTTCGGTCGGTCCATCATTACCAAGTACACCATGCCGTATCTGCGGCCTGTTGGATCGTTCCTGGTCTGGCTGTTCGTGACCATTGTTTCCCTCCAGGCCGTAATCGGCTTTACCTGGGCTTCCGTCTGGTCCCTGCTGGCCGACTGGTGGGGAGTGTTCCGCGACGGAGCCATGGCCCGCGCCGAAAAAAGGGCCGAGCGGCGGGCTGAACGCCGGGCAGCCAAGGCGCTGGCCGAAGAACGGGAAGAGGAACCTGCCGAAGAAGAGGATCTTGAGCTCCAGTTTGTGGATTTGTATGCGGGTGAGGAGAGCCGTGCGGACAAACCCGCGCAAGCTCCAAAGCCCGTCAAGCCGAAGATCAAACCCGTCCCGGCCAAACCTGCGGTATCCAAAGTCGCGGCTGCGCCCGGCAGTCTGCCCAGTGCGGACCTGCTCACCGCGCCGCCAGCCCAGCAGACTTCCCAGACCTCGGCAGTGTTGCAACCCCTGGCCGACAGGCTTAAGGAATGCCTCAATGATTTCAATGTACAGGGCGAAATGCAGCGAGTGGTTCCCGGCCCGGTGGTCACCATGTTCGAGTTCAAGCCCGCGCCCGGCATCAAGGTCTCGAAGATCGAGAACCTGACCGACGATATCGCTTTGGCCCTGCGCGCCGAATCCGTGCGCATCGAAGCTCCCATTCCGGGCAAGGACAGCGTGGGCGTCGAGATCCCGAATATCGAGCGGGAGATGGTCTATTTGCGTGAGGTCCTGGAATCCAAAGAGTTTACCGGCTCCAAGTCTCCGTTGACCCTGGCGCTGGGCAAGGACATCCAAGGCGCCACCAAGGTGGCCGACCTGGCGCGTATGCCGCATCTTCTGGTGGCCGGAGCAACCGGCGCGGGCAAGTCCGTCGGCATCAACGGATTCCTGCTTTCCCTGCTGTACAAGGCCGGGCCCGAGGATGTGAAGTTGCTCCTGGTGGACCCGAAACGTATTGAGTTGGCCCCGTATGCCGACCTGCCGCATTTGGTCCATCCCGTGGTCACGGATATGAATATGGCCAAGAGTGCGCTCGAATGGGCGGTTTTCGAGATGGACTGCCGCTATGAGAAGATGGCGCAGCTCGGTGTGCGCAATATCGAGGGGTACAACAAGAAGCTGGCGGAAATGGGCGATGACGTTCCCGAGGAATTCGAGAATATGAAGCATATGCCCTACCTGGTCATTATCATCGACGAGCTTGCCGACCTGATGATGACTGCGGCCAAGGATGTGGAGCAGTGCATCGTGCGGCTGGCCCAGTTGGCCCGCGCTGCGGGCATCCACATGATCCTCGCCACCCAGCGGCCCAGCGTGGATGTCGTCACCGGCCTTATCAAGGCCAACTTCCCCACGCGTATTTCCTTTTTCGTGACGTCCAAGTTCGACTCCCGGACCATCCTCGATGCTGTTGGTGCCGAGCGGCTGCTCGGCAAGGGCGACATGCTCTTCAAACCGAGCGGCGGCAAGCTCCAGCGAATGCATGGCGCGTACGTGGATGAAACGGAAATTGCGCATGTGGTCGATTTTTGGAAAGAGGCCGTTCCCCAGGAATTTGAGCTGGATTTCAGCGACTGGAGCCCGAGCGGCGGGAATGACGGCGACTCCGGCGGTGTCGGGGCCACGGGCGATCCCGTGTACGACGAAGCGGTACAGTTCGTGCTTTCTCAGGGCAAGGCGTCCATATCCCTGTTGCAGCGCAGGTTGCGCATCGGATTCAACCGCGCGGCGCGGTTCATTGAGCAGATGGAAATGGATGGGATTCTCGGTCCCCAGGAGGGGAGCAAACCGCGCAAGGTCATCAAGCCGGAATAA
- a CDS encoding ABC transporter ATP-binding protein yields MTSDIIIDVQGLTKTFGPKTVVDGLNMQIRKGEIYGFLGPNGSGKTTSIRMLCGLLKPNAGSGTCLGFDVITESARIKPHVGYMTQQFSLYEDLTVRENIEFTARIFGLSAPGKRAKDCIERMGLGPFEKQLAGSLSGGWKQRLSLGVATLHSPKLLLLDEPTAGVDPGARRDFWDQIHAFAAEGITALISTHYMDEAERCHRLAYIAYGKLLARGTVEDMIRDAKLTTWAVSSKDNGAPLHLLAAHLKPLPGVDQVVAFGNTLHVSGRDAETLKRSIEPFRNEPYQWSRIETSLEEVFIDLTQQSKGALK; encoded by the coding sequence ATGACTTCCGACATCATCATCGACGTCCAGGGACTGACCAAAACTTTCGGTCCCAAGACCGTGGTCGACGGTTTGAACATGCAAATCCGCAAAGGCGAGATTTACGGGTTCCTCGGCCCCAACGGCTCTGGCAAGACCACATCCATCCGAATGCTCTGCGGCCTGCTCAAGCCCAACGCCGGTTCCGGCACATGCCTTGGCTTCGACGTCATCACCGAATCGGCAAGGATCAAACCGCATGTAGGCTACATGACGCAACAATTCAGCTTGTATGAGGATTTGACCGTCCGGGAAAATATCGAATTCACGGCCCGCATCTTCGGTCTTTCCGCTCCCGGGAAAAGAGCAAAAGACTGCATTGAGCGCATGGGACTCGGCCCCTTCGAAAAACAACTGGCCGGCAGCTTGTCCGGTGGATGGAAGCAGCGGCTATCATTGGGAGTGGCCACTTTGCATTCCCCAAAACTCCTCCTGCTCGATGAACCCACCGCGGGTGTGGACCCCGGCGCACGCCGCGATTTCTGGGATCAAATCCATGCCTTTGCCGCCGAAGGCATCACCGCTCTCATCAGCACCCACTACATGGACGAGGCGGAGCGGTGCCACAGACTGGCCTACATCGCCTACGGGAAGCTCCTGGCCAGGGGCACTGTGGAAGACATGATCCGGGATGCGAAACTCACAACCTGGGCTGTAAGCTCAAAAGACAACGGAGCGCCTCTTCACCTCTTGGCTGCACACCTCAAACCGCTTCCCGGCGTGGACCAGGTGGTCGCCTTCGGCAATACGCTGCACGTAAGCGGGCGTGATGCCGAAACGCTCAAGCGAAGCATTGAACCTTTCCGCAACGAGCCCTACCAGTGGTCCCGCATCGAGACGAGTCTGGAGGAAGTCTTCATCGACCTCACGCAACAGAGCAAGGGGGCGCTTAAATGA
- a CDS encoding undecaprenyl-diphosphate phosphatase: MAPWYVAIILGIVEGLTEFLPISSTGHLIIAGNLLDFTGPKAETFEIVIQLGAILAVVVLYWDRFVGLLFPDKNRKFSGIYGLWLLFLTSLPASIVGLLAHGYIKEFLFSPFTVAVALAVGAALIFIVEGMNKRAVTHSLDEVTPKMAFGIGLFQCLALWPGFSRSASTIMGGMLLGAKRTVAAEYSFIAAVPIMFAATGYDFLKNYKLFESSDLVFLLIGFIVSFISAWLAIKGFIVLLGRLTLRPFAVYRVILAALILLFL, from the coding sequence ATGGCACCCTGGTATGTTGCGATCATTCTCGGCATTGTCGAAGGCCTGACGGAATTTCTGCCCATATCAAGCACCGGGCACTTGATTATTGCGGGCAACCTCCTTGATTTCACCGGGCCCAAAGCCGAAACCTTCGAGATCGTCATCCAGCTCGGAGCCATCCTGGCTGTGGTGGTTCTGTACTGGGACCGCTTCGTGGGACTGCTTTTCCCAGACAAAAACCGCAAGTTTTCCGGAATATACGGTCTCTGGCTTCTGTTCCTGACGTCCCTGCCCGCCTCGATCGTCGGCCTGCTGGCGCACGGCTACATCAAGGAGTTCCTGTTCTCCCCCTTCACCGTGGCCGTGGCCCTGGCCGTGGGCGCGGCGCTCATTTTCATTGTAGAAGGGATGAACAAACGCGCCGTCACCCACTCCCTGGATGAGGTCACTCCGAAGATGGCCTTCGGCATCGGCCTGTTCCAATGCCTGGCCCTGTGGCCGGGCTTCTCCAGATCGGCGTCCACCATAATGGGCGGTATGCTTCTGGGAGCAAAACGAACCGTCGCCGCCGAATACTCGTTCATCGCCGCCGTGCCCATCATGTTCGCCGCAACCGGTTACGATTTTCTGAAAAACTACAAACTGTTCGAAAGCAGCGACCTTGTTTTCCTGCTCATCGGCTTCATCGTTTCCTTCATTTCAGCCTGGCTTGCGATCAAAGGATTCATTGTCCTGCTCGGCAGGCTTACCTTGCGTCCTTTCGCAGTCTACCGCGTTATCCTCGCCGCCTTGATTCTCCTGTTTTTGTAA
- the efp gene encoding elongation factor P, with protein sequence MISTKDFRTGLKIEIDGKPFEIIEFQHFKPGKGGAMVRTKLRQMMSGQVLDKTFRSGEKVDKPDMTVTEMQYIFKEGDHFVFMDLETYEQMHVPGANVGEKGGFIKEGDTVKVLLYNGELIGVDLPANVSLTVSQTDPGIQGDRVSNATKPATMQTGLKVNVPLFINEGDVIKVDTRSGEYLGRE encoded by the coding sequence ATGATTTCAACCAAGGATTTCAGGACCGGCCTGAAGATTGAGATTGACGGCAAACCCTTCGAAATTATCGAATTTCAGCATTTCAAGCCCGGCAAGGGCGGCGCCATGGTCCGCACCAAGCTGCGTCAGATGATGTCCGGCCAGGTGCTCGACAAGACCTTCCGTTCCGGCGAAAAGGTCGACAAGCCTGACATGACCGTCACCGAGATGCAGTACATCTTCAAGGAAGGCGACCACTTCGTCTTCATGGACCTCGAAACCTACGAGCAGATGCATGTGCCCGGCGCCAACGTGGGCGAGAAGGGCGGCTTCATCAAGGAAGGGGACACCGTTAAGGTCCTTTTGTACAACGGCGAGCTCATCGGTGTCGACCTGCCCGCCAACGTCAGCCTGACCGTATCCCAGACCGATCCCGGCATTCAGGGCGACCGTGTGAGCAACGCCACCAAACCCGCCACCATGCAAACCGGGCTCAAGGTAAACGTTCCGCTCTTCATCAACGAGGGCGACGTCATCAAGGTGGACACCCGGAGCGGAGAGTACCTTGGTCGCGAATAA
- a CDS encoding type II 3-dehydroquinate dehydratase has protein sequence MDKLKILILNGPNLGHIGKRQPEIYGTRTMYDMPELLEQVMGGKAAEVDLDYFQSNSEGGLIDRLEQAREEEVDGVVFNAGAYTHTSLALADCLAWIGIPCVEVHISNIWARTDQPLRQQSLMGERCVGVIAGFGILGYALGVQALFQRLRG, from the coding sequence ATGGACAAACTCAAAATTCTTATTCTGAACGGACCCAACCTCGGCCATATAGGCAAACGCCAGCCCGAGATTTACGGAACCCGGACCATGTACGACATGCCTGAACTGCTGGAGCAGGTCATGGGGGGCAAAGCCGCGGAGGTGGATCTGGATTATTTCCAGTCCAACTCCGAGGGCGGACTCATCGACCGGCTGGAGCAGGCCCGGGAAGAGGAGGTGGACGGCGTTGTTTTCAATGCCGGAGCCTACACGCATACCTCGCTGGCCTTGGCTGATTGCCTTGCCTGGATCGGCATCCCCTGCGTTGAAGTGCATATCAGCAATATCTGGGCGCGTACCGACCAGCCCTTGCGGCAGCAATCCCTGATGGGCGAGAGGTGCGTCGGCGTCATTGCCGGATTCGGGATTCTAGGTTATGCCCTCGGTGTCCAGGCGCTGTTCCAACGGCTCCGGGGCTGA
- a CDS encoding HlyD family secretion protein: MLNATRLIHIFLTLLLLAACSNEPANVFQGYVEGEYIHVAAGLGGTLQDLAVKRGQVVAAGAPLFTLERDYEQAAVNEATHGLQRAQDNLANLRKGQRPSEIASIQARLQKAKSSVSLAKIEYERRVKLVAAATISQEELDRAESDYEQKQQLVSEIESELRTARLGARSDLILAAESEVRQARAQLDQAQWSFDQKHTVAPVEGFVFDTLFRVGEWVPAGQPVVSLLPPQNIEVRFYVPETVVGKLQAGQTVIVNFDGASTPVEATVSYISPSAEYTPPVIYSSQSRAKLVFQLKAAPSLKNAAKLHPGQPVDVTVPDLEP, translated from the coding sequence ATGCTGAACGCGACACGCCTTATTCATATTTTCCTCACTCTGCTTCTCTTGGCGGCATGTTCCAATGAACCCGCCAACGTATTTCAGGGGTATGTGGAAGGCGAATACATTCATGTGGCCGCGGGCCTGGGCGGCACCCTCCAGGACTTGGCAGTGAAGCGAGGCCAGGTCGTGGCCGCAGGAGCCCCGCTTTTCACGTTGGAACGCGATTACGAACAGGCGGCCGTAAACGAAGCGACGCACGGACTGCAACGTGCCCAAGACAATCTGGCCAATCTGCGCAAGGGCCAAAGACCTTCGGAGATAGCCTCCATCCAGGCCCGGCTGCAAAAAGCAAAGTCCTCCGTTTCCCTGGCGAAGATCGAATATGAGCGCCGCGTCAAGCTTGTGGCCGCCGCGACCATCTCCCAGGAAGAACTTGACCGGGCTGAAAGCGATTACGAGCAAAAGCAGCAACTCGTCAGCGAAATCGAGTCGGAACTGCGGACCGCCCGCCTGGGCGCACGCAGCGACCTCATTCTGGCGGCCGAGTCCGAAGTCCGCCAGGCCAGGGCGCAACTCGACCAGGCGCAATGGAGTTTCGATCAAAAGCACACCGTTGCACCGGTCGAAGGATTTGTGTTCGACACCCTCTTCCGGGTGGGCGAATGGGTCCCTGCCGGCCAGCCGGTGGTTTCCCTGCTGCCGCCCCAGAACATCGAAGTGCGCTTCTATGTGCCGGAAACCGTGGTGGGCAAGCTGCAAGCGGGACAAACGGTCATTGTCAACTTCGATGGGGCCTCAACCCCGGTGGAAGCTACAGTCTCCTATATTTCTCCGTCCGCCGAATACACCCCCCCGGTCATCTATTCCAGCCAGAGCCGGGCCAAGCTGGTCTTCCAGCTCAAAGCCGCTCCTTCCCTTAAAAACGCGGCCAAGCTCCATCCTGGGCAGCCGGTGGATGTCACCGTACCAGACCTGGAACCCTGA
- the yihA gene encoding ribosome biogenesis GTP-binding protein YihA/YsxC, translating into MNRTIELVKTIYEIKQLEDFEEPQIALAGRSNVGKSSLVNRLAGRKALAKISSKPGKTRSLNYYRVEPDGYFLVDLPGYGYAKCSKQERIKWAKLIEAYMKDNTRLKAVAVLLDSRLSPQKLDLELTSYVRGLSIPVIPILTKADKPKQSELAKLQKQWQDILQQDRLPLLFSSKTGKGEEKLWARLGEYAGA; encoded by the coding sequence ATGAACCGAACTATCGAGTTAGTCAAAACAATATACGAAATCAAGCAGCTTGAAGACTTCGAGGAGCCCCAAATCGCCTTGGCGGGCCGCTCCAATGTGGGCAAGTCTTCACTGGTCAACCGGCTGGCCGGGCGCAAGGCCCTGGCCAAGATCAGCTCCAAGCCGGGCAAGACGCGCAGCCTCAACTATTACCGTGTCGAACCGGATGGCTACTTCCTTGTGGACCTGCCAGGCTACGGCTATGCCAAGTGTTCCAAGCAGGAGCGAATCAAGTGGGCCAAGCTCATCGAAGCCTATATGAAGGACAACACCCGCCTCAAGGCCGTGGCCGTTCTTCTTGATTCGAGACTCTCCCCGCAAAAACTCGACCTGGAGCTCACATCCTACGTTCGCGGCCTTTCCATCCCGGTCATACCCATTCTGACCAAGGCGGACAAACCGAAGCAGAGCGAGCTGGCGAAACTGCAAAAGCAGTGGCAGGACATTCTGCAGCAGGACCGCCTTCCCCTGCTCTTTTCGAGCAAAACGGGAAAGGGCGAGGAAAAGCTGTGGGCAAGGCTCGGGGAATACGCCGGGGCGTAA